One segment of Desulfomicrobium macestii DNA contains the following:
- a CDS encoding cysteine hydrolase family protein, whose amino-acid sequence MNEHNRALLIIDMQHDFAVPGGACEVAGAHATIPVIRKVLTRFRDLGLPVFHIVREYRSDGSDVEISRLEALKTRPMVVPGTPGVRIAPGLEPIEGEYRIVKKRFSAFMFTELDLILRRKGITHLAVTGTQLPFCLRTTLFDGLSLGYHMTLLTDASSSRTQQIHLANIQDIRDAGMACVSVEEYLHGINTPA is encoded by the coding sequence ATGAACGAGCATAACCGCGCCCTATTGATCATCGACATGCAACACGACTTCGCCGTGCCCGGCGGGGCCTGCGAGGTAGCCGGGGCCCATGCCACCATTCCGGTCATCCGCAAGGTCCTGACCCGATTTCGGGACCTTGGCTTGCCGGTCTTTCACATCGTGCGCGAATACCGCAGCGATGGCTCCGACGTCGAAATTTCCCGCCTTGAAGCCTTGAAAACCCGGCCCATGGTGGTTCCCGGCACTCCGGGAGTGCGCATCGCGCCAGGGCTTGAGCCCATCGAGGGCGAGTACCGCATCGTCAAAAAACGCTTTAGCGCGTTCATGTTCACGGAGCTCGACCTGATCCTGCGCCGCAAGGGAATCACGCACCTGGCCGTGACCGGCACTCAGCTGCCTTTTTGCCTGCGCACAACCCTGTTTGACGGATTGAGCCTGGGCTACCACATGACCCTGCTGACCGACGCCTCTTCCTCGCGCACGCAACAGATCCACCTGGCCAACATCCAGGACATCCGGGACGCGGGCATGGCCTGCGTGAGCGTGGAGGAATATCTGCACGGCATCAACACGCCGGCCTGA
- the smpB gene encoding SsrA-binding protein SmpB — translation MCAKPTGIKIIAANRKARHFFELLDFIEAGIMLTGSEVKSLREGKVNFMDGYVRITEGEAFLSGVHISTYANAGYAQHVPDRERKLLMHRHEIHSLKSKMEQKGLTLVPTKLYFKDGKIKIELALAKGKKVYDRREDLKQKAVNRDTEREMNRA, via the coding sequence ATGTGCGCCAAGCCTACAGGCATCAAGATCATCGCGGCCAACCGCAAGGCCCGTCATTTTTTCGAACTGCTCGATTTCATCGAGGCCGGCATCATGCTGACCGGCTCCGAGGTCAAATCCCTGCGTGAAGGAAAAGTAAACTTCATGGATGGCTATGTACGCATCACGGAAGGCGAAGCCTTTCTCTCGGGCGTGCATATCTCCACTTACGCCAACGCCGGATACGCCCAGCATGTCCCGGATCGGGAGCGCAAGCTGCTCATGCATCGCCACGAGATTCACTCGCTCAAATCGAAGATGGAGCAGAAGGGACTGACCCTGGTGCCGACCAAACTCTATTTCAAGGACGGCAAGATCAAGATCGAACTGGCCCTGGCCAAGGGCAAGAAGGTCTACGATCGGCGCGAGGACTTGAAACAGAAAGCCGTGAACCGGGACACCGAGCGGGAGATGAACCGGGCCTGA